A window of Castanea sativa cultivar Marrone di Chiusa Pesio chromosome 1, ASM4071231v1 contains these coding sequences:
- the LOC142642161 gene encoding protein SIEVE ELEMENT OCCLUSION B-like — protein MDTKAVTGPQQKPNATTPAQQPSQASNVLLQANPLLQPGQQLGPLQPTSNLGSLQQTSNPAGTYQQPNPQTNYGYGAVQQPNPQTNYGSLQQQNPQTNYGAVQQPNPQTKQVSFQPSNQQTSPVPYQQPNPQTNLGAWQQSNPQTNLGAWQQPTPQTNLGATWHQPNPLGSLQPSSLLSKLAPNAMNQLIRGDRSMLTLSDDSVLVSHILGSHAPDGRDVDVKPLLHLVEDILRRATLTPDTLLTTGSQTYLDPGFDDKTHHTSFLAMLEALSYTIDRIACELQYKALGSTDAHQTTVAIFNMVSHYGWDAKLVLALAAFGLNYGEFWLLAQIYSTNQLAKAMAILKQVPGIIEHAIPLKPRFDALNDLIRTILEVTWCVIEFRDLPSIYITTDVPALASAMTHIPTAVYWTIRSIVACATQISSFTTIGYEFALSTSEAWELSTLTHKLKTILEHLKKKMEECVRYIEERRDVESYKMLVELFKMIHIDNMRVLKALICPRDDVLALVDGTTKKRVNLDVLRRKNVLLLISSLDITQDELSVLEQSYNESRNLDMRLQSPYEVVWIPIVDQLTDARQRHFEELQNPMTWYSVYHPSIISKASIKFIREEWNFRNKPILVVLDPQGRVVSPNAIHMMWIWGSHAFPFTTLKEETLWREEAWRLELLVDGIDATILNWIKDGKYIFVYGGDDMEWIRKFTKEAKAIAAAVRIPLEMVYVGKATKKEQVKRVIANIVQEKLSTCWQDPATIWFFWTRLESMLFSKIQLGKDEEHDIVMQQIKRVLSFDREGTWAVLSRGSSVLVNEHGNILWSALYEYDQWKENVPLQGFDVAFQNYVATLRGNSHPCCRFEFSHYAGKIPESMKCPECHHYMEKYTTFLCCHDEGIVPSLLALATNK, from the exons ATGGATACCAAGGCAGTAACTGGTCCTCAGCAGAAACCAAATGCCACCACTCCTGCCCAGCAACCAAGCCAAGCTAGCAATGTGCTATTACAAGCTAATCCATTGTTGCAACCTGGCCAACAATTGGGTCCTTTGCAGCCAACCTCCAACTTGGGTTCTCTGCAGCAAACCAGCAACCCAGCTGGTACATACCAGCAACCCAACCCACAAACCAATTATGGTTATGGTGCAGTGCAGcaaccaaacccacaaaccaaTTATGGTTCATTGCagcaacaaaacccacaaaccaatTATGGTGCAGTACAGcaaccaaacccacaaaccaaACAAGTTTCATTTCAGCCATCCAACCAACAAACCAGCCCTGTTCCTTATCAGCAGCCAAACCCACAAACCAACCTCGGTGCTTGGCAGCAATCCAACCCACAAACCAATCTTGGGGCTTGGCAACAACCTACCCCACAAACCAACCTTGGAGCCACATGGCACCAACCCAACCCACTGGGTTCTTTGCAGCCATCCAGCCTGCTCAGTAAGCTGGCACCTAATGCTATGAACCAACTGATCAGAGGTGACCGAAGCATGCTTACATTGTCTGATGACAGTGTTCTGGTCAGTCATATTCTGGGATCTCATGCTCCAGATGGCCGAGACGTTGATGTCAAACCCCTTCTTCATCTTGTTGAAGACATTCTTAGACGTGCCACTCTCACTCCAGACACCCTCTTAACAACG GGTTCCCAAACATACCTTGATCCAGGCTTTGATGACAAGACCCACCATACCAGTTTTCTTGCTATGCTAGAAGCTCTGTCATATACCATTGACCGAATTGCTTGCGAG cttcaATACAAGGCTTTGGGTAGCACAGATGCACACCAAACCACAGTGgcaatatttaacatggtatcacaCTATGGATGGGACGCAAAGTTGGTGTTGGCCCTAGCGGCATTTGGATTGAACTATGGAGAATTCTGGCTTCTTGCACAGATTTACTCGACAAACCAACTTGCCAAGGCAATGGCAATCCTGAAACAAGTGCCTGGCATCATTGAGCACGCAATCCCACTGAAACCCCGGTTCGATGCACTTAATGATCTAATCAGGACCATATTAGAAGTGACTTGGTGTGTCATTGAGTTTAGAGATCTACCATCCATTTATATCACAACGGACGTACCAGCATTAGCCTCAGCCATGACCCATATTCCAACTGCCGTGTATTGGACTATCAGGAGCATTGTGGCCTGCGCAACTCAGATTTCTAGTTTCACTACCATTGGTTACGA GTTTGCGTTATCCACCTCAGAAGCATGGGAGCTATCCACCCTGACTCACAAGCTCAAAACCATACTTGAACATCTTAAGAAGAAGATGGAAGAATGCGTTCGATACATTG AGGAGAGAAGGGATGTTGAATCTTATAAAATGCTTGTCGAACTCTTCAAAATGATCCACATTGACAACATGAGAGTTCTCAAGGCTTTGATTTGCCCTAGGGATGATGTGTTGGCACTTGTTGATGGTACCACAAAGAAAAGG GTTAACCTTGATGTTCTTAGGAGGAAGAATGTGCTATTGCTCATTTCAAGTCTAGATATCACCCAAGATGAGTTGTCGGTTCTTGAACAGAGTTATAACGAGTCCAGGAATCTTGATATGAGGCTTCAAAGTCCATATGAGGTTGTATGGATCCCCATTGTGGATCAGTTGACTGATGCCAGGCAAAGACATTTTGAGGAGCTGCAGAATCCAATGACATGGTACTCAGTGTACCACCCTTCCATAATATCGAAGGCATCAATCAAGTTCATCAGGGAGGAGTGGAACTTCAGGAACAAACCCATTCTTGTAGTCCTAGACCCTCAAGGGAGAGTGGTTTCCCCCAATGCAATTCACATGATGTGGATTTGGGGGAGCCATGCTTTCCCTTTCACTACCTTGAAAGAAGAAACTCTTTGGAGAGAAGAGGCTTGGAGGCTTGAGCTACTGGTGGATGGTATTGACGCAACCATATTGAACTGg ATTAAAGATGGAAAATACATTTTCGTGTACGGAGGGGATGACATGGAGTGGATTCGGAAATTTACAAAGGAAGCGAAAGCAATTGCAGCGGCTGTACGCATACCCTTAGAAATGGTGTACGTAGGAAAAGCCACAAAAAAGGAGCAAGTAAAGCGAGTGATAGCGAACATTGTACAGGAAAAACTCAGTACCTGCTGGCAAGACCCAGCCACAATATGGTTCTTTTGGACCAGGCTTGAGAGCATGCTGTTCTCAAAGATTCAGCTAGGCAAGGATGAGGAACACGACATTGTGATGCAACAAATCAAGAGGGTGCTTAGCTTCGACAGAGAGGGTACATGGGCTGTGCTTAGCAGAGGGTCTAGTGTGTTGGTTAATGAGCATGGAAACATTCTCTGGTCTGCCTTGTATGAGTATGATCAATGGAAAGAAAATGTGCCACTGCAGGGTTTTGACGTTGCTTTTCAAAACTATGTTGCCACGCTTCGTGGCAATTCTCACCCTTGTTGCCGCTTTGAGTTCTCACACTATGCTGGAAAAATCCCAGAAAGCATGAAGTGTCCTGAGTGTCACCATTACATGGAGAAATACACCACTTTCCTCTGCTGCCACGACGAAGGCATTGTTCCAAGCTTACTTGCACTGGCCACTAATAAGTAA
- the LOC142642170 gene encoding protein SIEVE ELEMENT OCCLUSION B-like, giving the protein MATTTQTSANAQRLIKGDRLMFSSSDDNVMSKQIQATHAPDDREVDVRPLLHLIEDIFKRATPTTEAIVVPGIQAHAEALENKTNQASSVNVPEGLAYLIDQLACELSCKCSGSGDAHTIAISILNMLTNYSWDAKLVLVLSACAVNFGEFWLLAHNCTTNQLAKSVAILRKIPELLERTSMLKPRFDTINNLVKVMVDVTKCIVEFRELPPQYITTEVTALSTALTLIPVAVYWTIRGVVACASQIAGLTGLEHIVSTTESWELSSLAHKVGNMQSHLAAQLSTCYKHIDERKQMEAYQNLHRLMEMIHIDNLKVLKALIYQKDDLLPLFDGVTKRRVSIDVLRRKYVLLLISDVDISQEEVAILEQINNEARQHEVVWLPILDSNAPWTGDRQKHFDNLQASMPWYSVHHPSLIEPAVVKYIKEVWNFRKKAILVVIDPQGRISSLNALHMMWIWGGTAFPFTSAREEALWKEETWKLDLLVDSIDPLINKWISEEKYICLYGGEDMEWIRKFTNAASVVAQVTGVSLELVYVGKSNPKERVRRNTVAISTEKLSYCWQDIAPVWFFWVRIESMWQSMMQLGRTVETDPIMKEIMSILSFDASEGGWALLSRGSAEMTKEKGSTFLTCFSEYEQWKGQVQQKGLVAAINDHLKKLHSPHHCSRLVLPGTAGRIPDRVVCAECGRSMEKFVMYQCCDE; this is encoded by the exons ATGGCCACCACAACACAAACATCAGCCAATGCACAGCGACTGATAAAAGGTGACAGACTAATGTTCTCGTCCTCCGATGACAATGTGATGTCGAAGCAAATTCAGGCAACCCATGCTCCTGATGACCGTGAGGTTGATGTCAGGCCTCTTCTTCATCTCATTGAGGACATATTCAAACGTGCCACTCCAACCACTGAGGCCATTGTTGTGCCG GGCATTCAAGCGCATGCAGAAGCTTTGGAGAACAAGACCAACCAAGCCAGCTCCGTTAATGTGCCTGAAGGATTGGCATATCTCATTGATCAACTTGCGTGTGAG CTCTCCTGCAAGTGTTCGGGTAGCGGGGATGCACATACAATTGCAATCTCAATATTGAACATGctaacaaattattcatgggATGCAAAACTGGTGCTGGTCTTGTCGGCCTGTGCAGTGAATTTTGGGGAATTCTGGCTTCTAGCCCATAATTGCACTACAAATCAACTGGCCAAATCAGTGGCTATCCTTAGAAAAATACCTGAACTATTGGAGCGAACTAGCATGCTGAAACCCCGGTTTGATACGATAAATAACCTTGTAAAAGTGATGGTAGACGTTACCAAGTGCATTGTGGAGTTTAGGGAGCTACCACCTCAGTACATCACAACTGAAGTCACTGCACTTTCCACGGCCTTGACCCTTATACCCGTTGCTGTCTATTGGACCATCAGAGGTGTCGTGGCTTGTGCATCGCAGATTGCTGGCCTTACGGGGTTGGA GCACATAGTATCAACTACAGAGTCTTGGGAGCTATCTAGCTTGGCTCACAAGGTCGGCAACATGCAAAGCCACCTAGCAGCTCAATTGTCTACATGCTATAAGCATATAG atgaaagaaaacaaatggaAGCTTATCAGAACCTTCATCGTTTGATGGAAATGATCCATATTGACAACCTGAAGGTTCTCAAGGCATTGATTTATCAAAAGGATGACCTGCTGCCACTTTTTGATGGAGTCACCAAAAGAAGG GTTAGCATCGATGTCCTGAGGCGAAAATATGTCTTACTGCTCATATCAGACGTAGACATCTCGCAAGAAGAGGTTGCTATTCTCGAACAGATAAACAATGAGGCTCGGCAACATGAAGTTGTGTGGCTCCCAATCTTAGACTCAAATGCCCCATGGACTGGGGACAGGCAAAAGCATTTTGACAATCTGCAGGCTTCAATGCCTTGGTACAGTGTGCATCATCCTTCCTTGATCGAGCCGGCAGTGGTCAAGTACATCAAGGAGGTTTGGAATTTCAGGAAGAAGGCAATTCTTGTGGTGATAGACCCACAAGGACGAATTTCAAGTCTAAATGCACTCCACATGATGTGGATTTGGGGGGGTACTGCTTTCCCTTTCACCAGTGCTAGAGAGGAAGCTCTATGGAAGGAAGAGACTTGGAAACTTGATTTGTTGGTGGATAGCATTGATCCACTGATAAATAAGTGG ATATcagaagaaaaatatatatgcttGTATGGAGGAGAGGACATGGAGTGGATCCGAAAGTTTACAAATGCTGCTAGTGTTGTGGCACAAGTGACAGGCGTTTCCTTGGAGTTGGTTTATGTGGGAAAGAGCAACCCAAAAGAGCGAGTCAGGAGAAACACTGTAGCCATCAGCACAGAAAAACTCAGTTATTGCTGGCAGGACATAGCTccggtttggtttttttgggttagGATAGAAAGTATGTGGCAATCCATGATGCAACTGGGCAGAACTGTAGAGACCGATCCTATAATGAAGGAGATCATGTCAATACTTAGCTTTGATGCAAGCGAAGGTGGGTGGGCCTTGCTTAGCAGAGGATCAGCTGAGATGACCAAGGAAAAAGGGAGCACATTCTTAACTTGCTTTTCTGAATATGAACAGTGGAAGGGTCAAGTACAGCAAAAGGGTCTTGTGGCAGCCATTAATGACCACCTTAAGAAGCTTCACTCTCCACATCACTGCAGTCGCCTTGTGCTACCTGGGACGGCTGGGAGGATACCAGATAGAGTGGTATGTGCAGAATGTGGCCGATCTATGGAGAAGTTTGTTATGTATCAATGCTGTGATGAATAA